From the Lathyrus oleraceus cultivar Zhongwan6 chromosome 4, CAAS_Psat_ZW6_1.0, whole genome shotgun sequence genome, one window contains:
- the LOC127135282 gene encoding altered inheritance of mitochondria protein 3-like, with amino-acid sequence MNYSRCPRHCITQYRNLLDHLRPADFIWRPYLNMDHEHQINPEDAAVWTTCTPIIRFTTVELHNTDRVKLQFGMVQNIPDPPASLGEWHMRKVNDQWNFNPWQQFARTECRKWKHRHDHVLTDAVMPNEVKPSRTYMAWYRSVGFQFIADDMYLYDPRQTTYTQEASTSNPQQHSQPNYSQPPIRQAFRSTNTQTYNQNMPFTQPQNQEHPPYHHQQMDHQPSTEHRFAPTPSPYQSRLTQNTNRPITYRSQEPQTSQYQNIPQPYLFQTPQQPFQPFLDPSLSPMSPFNRPGRPSMSQPHPNFSGMGHELSYAGTPSLNTEDYAELAEYLNGSSPVGGNDAPGPSDEQTPVQNRQRGLGPRVRIARGCGTGGRLGDPGHHH; translated from the exons atgaattacagcagatgtccgagacactgtattactcaatatcgcaacctgttggatcaccttcgaccggcagac ttcatctggcgtccataccttaatatggatcatgagcatcagatcaaccctgaagacgcagccgtatggacaacatgcacaccaataatacggttcacaacagtggagctgcacaacaccgatcgtgtgaagctgcagtttggtatggtccagaatatcccagatcccccagctagcttaggagaatggcatatgcgtaaagtgaacgaccaatggaacttcaaccctTGGCAACAATTCGCAAGAACcgagtgtcgcaagtggaagcaccgtcatgaccatgtcttaactgacgcagtcatgccaaatgaggtaaaaccaagtcgtacttatatggcttggtatagatcagttggatttcaattcatcgccgatgatatgtacctctacgacccacgccagacaacttacacacaagaagcctcaacatctaacccccaacaacattctcagcccaattactcacaaccacctatccgacaagctttccgttccacaaacacacaaacatacaaccaaaacatgccattcacccaaccccaaaaccaagaacatcccccataccaccaccaacaaatggaccatcaaccttcgaccgaacatcgcttcgcacccacaccatcaccctaccaaagtcgccttacccaaaacactaaccgccccatcacctaccgtagccaagaaccccaaacatcacaataccaaaacatcccacaaccatatctcttccaaacaccccaacaacctttccaacctttcctagacccatcattgtcacccatgtcccccttcaaccgtcctggtcgcccatccatgagtcaaccacaccccaacttctctggcatgggtcatgagctcagctacgccggtacaccatcattgaatactgaagactatgctgagttggctgaatacctcaacggatcttctcctgtaggcggtaatgacgctcctggaccatcagatgaacaaacaccggttcagaat
- the LOC127135281 gene encoding altered inheritance of mitochondria protein 3-like — MNYSRCPRHCITQYRNLLDHLRPADFIWRPYLNMDHEHQINPEDAAVWTTCTPIIRFTTVELHNTDRVKLQFGMVQNIPDPPASLGEWHMRKVNDQWNFNPWQQFARTECRKWKHRHDHVLTDAVMPNEVKPSRTYMAWYRSVGFQFIADDMYLYDPRQTTYTQEASTSNPQQHSQPNYSQPPIRQAFRSTNTQTYNQNMPFTQPQNQEHPPYHHQQMDHQPSTEHRFAPTPSPYQSRLTQNTNRPITYRSQEPQTSQYQNIPQPYLFQTPQQPFQPFLDPSLSPMSPFNRPGRPSMSQPHPNFSGMGHELSYAGTPSLNTEDYAELAEYLNGSSPVGGNDAPGPSDEQTPVQNRQRGLGPRVRIARGCGTGGRLGDPGHHH, encoded by the exons atgaattacagcagatgtccgagacactgtattactcaatatcgcaacctgttggatcaccttcgaccggcagac ttcatctggcgtccataccttaatatggatcatgagcatcagatcaaccctgaagacgcagccgtatggacaacatgcacaccaataatacggttcacaacagtggagctgcacaacaccgatcgtgtgaagctgcagtttggtatggtccagaatatcccagatcccccagctagcttaggagaatggcatatgcgtaaagtgaacgaccaatggaacttcaaccctTGGCAACAATTCGCAAGAACcgagtgtcgcaagtggaagcaccgtcatgaccatgtcttaactgacgcagtcatgccaaatgaggtaaaaccaagtcgtacttatatggcttggtatagatcagttggatttcaattcatcgccgatgatatgtacctctacgacccacgccagacaacttacacacaagaagcctcaacatctaacccccaacaacattctcagcccaattactcacaaccacctatccgacaagctttccgttccacaaacacacaaacatacaaccaaaacatgccattcacccaaccccaaaaccaagaacatcccccataccaccaccaacaaatggaccatcaaccttcgaccgaacatcgcttcgcacccacaccatcaccctaccaaagtcgccttacccaaaacactaaccgccccatcacctaccgtagccaagaaccccaaacatcacaataccaaaacatcccacaaccatatctcttccaaacaccccaacaacctttccaacctttcctagacccatcattgtcacccatgtcccccttcaaccgtcctggtcgcccatccatgagtcaaccacaccccaacttctctggcatgggtcatgagctcagctacgccggtacaccatcattgaatactgaagactatgctgagttggctgaatacctcaacggatcttctcctgtaggcggtaatgacgctcctggaccatcagatgaacaaacaccggttcagaatcgtcaacgtgggttagggccaagggttaggatagctaggggatgtgggaccggaggtcggttaggtgatcccggtcatcaccattag